The DNA region CGCAGAAGCCGGCAAGGATCCTCATTTTCTCGACAAAGATGCCCCCCCTGAAGCGCCCGATGAAGAGATCGCCGCCCAATTGGACGACGCGCTGACGCTGTTTGAGAGCACGTCCGGCGTCGACGATGCGCGCATCTGCGCGGACGCTGCAAATGCGATTGCGCGCGCGCGCTCGCGGGCGCCGCGCGCAGCCGTGAAGCCTGAGCCGCAGCCGGCGTGCGCGCTGGCGATGCATCTGACGGCGGAGAACGATCTCGTCGTGGTGCCGATGCCGTCGACCGACGCGCCGCGCGTCAGGACCGCGCCTTCGGCAGCGTCGCGTGTCGCTTATGCGTCGTATGCGAGCACGCCGAAGACACGGTTCTTTGTCTATCGCTACGATCACATTGCCGATTACGATCAATTGGCGACATTCTTCGCGCGCGCCCAGGATCGCGACAGCGCCTCTATCAACATGGCGTTGCTGCGCCGCGCCTCCTGCCCCCGCGCCATCATCGTCACCAAACTCGATCCGCTCGGCCGGGCCACCATCCACGGGGCGAGCGTCGTGGGCGACCTGGTCGACAATTTCGAGGGCATGGGACTTGTGGCGCCGTTCGTGTCGTCGCGCCGACTTGACATGCAGGCCCGCACGCGGGCGATCGAATTGATCGCACGCGCCGATTTCTATTCCGAGAAAAAATCGGTCTTCTATATCGCCGATGGCGCTGCACGCACCGATAGTCTGGCGCTTCAGGCCTCCGGCGCCCGTCGCACCTTTCCTTCCAGTCCTTGGCTACAATTTCTGCTGCCGCTCTCGTGCGAGCCCGCCTTCTATCAATTGCGTTCGCGCACGCCGCTCGGTGAATTGCCGGGTCTGGCTAACCTCTCGCCCCTGCCCAGCACCATCGACGCGTGCCAAGCGCTTTGGTCGAGCGACAAGAGTCGGCGCACTCCTAAATCCTTTTCCTTGTTCAACCTGCTGCAATTGAGCGTCCATCGCAGCTATTGCATGGACACGGGCGCGTTGGCCGCACGCGACATGGTCCAGAATCTTGCTCTCTTCCCAACGCTCGCCGGCGACGACGAGCAATGGACGCCTGCCTTCGGACCATTGCTGCGCCTCAGCCAAGCGGCGGCGGCGCAATGTGTGAACGACAACATTCCCGAAGAAGGTGCAATCTGGACCTCGATGCGTCTGCGTAAACTCAGCGACGCGGTCGCGGCGTGGGAAGCGCGCACGCCAACGGCGCCGATCTCTGCGCTAGAGAACGCACCTGTGTTCGGCTTCGGCTTCGAAGAAGGCGGCGCGCACGCGCAATTGCCGCGTGAAGTCATCGCAATCGCTTAAAGTGAAATAATCTCATCGTGAGCTTCAAGCACCTGCGTCGCCGTGCGTCTCTTTTTCAAACGCGGCGCAGACCGCTTGGCTTGGAGAGACGAGATGAACGCTTTGGTGCCGGTGTCCGCCGTGAAGAACGGATACCGCTTTGACTATATCGACAATGCGCGCGCCGATCTGGAAACCCGCCTGCACATCGAGCGTCGCCTTGACCGCGACGTGCGCGCGGACGCCAGCTGGAACGCGTTCTTTGGCGACTATCCTGTCTCCGCGTTTGCGCTCACGCACTTTAAGTTGGGTGGCGATCGGCTGACGACAAGCCGGAAGGCAACCATGCTGATCGCAGAAATCAGCGAGGGCATCTATGTCCTCGGACCGCCCGTCTTGGCGTCGGATGCGCCCGCCACCTATGTGCGCGCGATGCGCTGCCAAGTCGCGCACGCCCTCGCCAATCTGGGCGCCACAATCATCATCGCGGTGATGGCGCCGGGTCGGATCGATGACGACCTCTTTTTGCGCAAGAGCGGCCGCTTCTTCGAGGATCACGCCATTGATCAGGCATTGATGGACGCCGCAGGCGCCGCTTTCATGCATGTGCACCTGGACATGCCCGAACGCGGCTTGTTGGTGGCGCGCTATGACATCGCGCGCGCCTATCAACCGGTGCGCAGCCCGCCGCCGCCTTCATCGGCGGGCATACGCCTCGAGCGCTTCGGTTTCCGTGGTCGGGTCCGCGCGCCAGGCAACGTCATCGACGGCGAAGGTTACGCCGATTGGGCGCGCAAGGATTGAACGGGATATGGCCTTCGGCTGCCCTCAGTGACGACGTCGTCGATGAGGCGAGCGGCTTCGATCATCAACCGCTTCGAGCTTGGCAAGACTTCGAAGTGAGGGCGACGACTCTTGCTGCCACACATGAGACCGAGACCCGTCATTTCAAGCCGGTGTAAAGCCGACAACGCGCCTCGTCGAATGAGGGTAGATGCCATTTCTCCGTCGTTGCGACCTCGTCGTCGACGGCGCCAAGCTTAGGATTTCATGACGCGACGTCGCGCGGCGCCACCAACGGGTTCCAAGATTCCGTCTGGTGACGACGGATGCGCTGCTCACGGCGCAGCTCCTGCTGATCGGGCGGATCGTCGTTGGCCCATCGCAGAAGAAGTTCTTGGTCGGCGATCACATACTCAAACGGCAGACCGTAGACGTAATGCATGTAGAGAATGGCGCGGGCGATATCGCCGCGCGCGCTGTCGGCCGGCTCGACATAGGTTTCCTCATCGATGCGGCCGCGTTCGAAATCATCGCAGATGTCGGAATAGTTCGGATTGGTCGTGCCCTCACCGTCGAGCTCGGCGTAAGCAAGGTTACTGCGGCTCTGGTTCATCGGCGCGTAGGCTGGAAAGAGATTGTAGAGATCTGCGGCCGCCGCCTTGCAAAGGCCAGCGTCAGTGTCCGCTGCCGCGACGCCCGGCGTCGGCGTGCGGCAGGAGCGATTTGTATAGCCGAAATGGTCGGCGATGCTGTCGGCCGGGTAGACGTGCTCCAGCTGCATTTCGACGTCGTTGGTCATCTGCACAGCGGCTTCGGCGCCGGTGAAACGCGCGCGGCAATAGAGTTCGACGCCGCCGCCGCTATAGACCTCAAGCCAAAGCGTCTCGCGCACGCGCGTATTGTATTGCGTGAATTCCTGCTGCGGCGCTGGCCAATCCATGCCGTCGAGGCGCGCCCAGGTGAGACGCGGCCGCGTCGTCATCATGCGATCGCCGGCCGGCGCCGACATAGTAACGGCTTGCGATGGGGATGTGGATGAAGTCGCCGGCGCTGAGGCGCACGCAGCAAGCGTGACGCACATAAGCGAGAACAATGCGCGATGCATGATCGATCCTCCCGGTTTTTTCGCTAGCATATCTCCAGTTGCAGCGCTATCCACAAGCTGGGGAGTCACGAAAGACTTTCGGCACGTCGATGCGCCGGCGGCGCGTGTGAATTCACGCGGCGCGCATCGAGGCGACCGGCCAGCATCATGCGGCACGCCATGCGTCAGAACATCGAACGGCGCTTCACAATAATTGAGCGCCGAAGGAGCGCTCATGACTTATTCCGCAGAGGCGATCCTCGCCGCGAAAGAGACTTGCGATCTCGTGATGAAGGGCGGAGTTACCTCGGGCGTCGTCTATCCGCGCGCGATCGTGAAGCTTGCGCACCGCTATCGCTTTCAATCGATCGGCGGCGCGTCGGCCGGCGCGATCGCTGCGGCCTTCACCGCCGCTGCCGAATATGCGCGGGTCGCGCGCGGCGACGCCGGCGGCTTTCTGCGCCTAGCCGAACGCGCCGAGGCGCTCCCTGCTCTTCTTGAGGACCTGTTTCAGCCGACGCCCGCGCTGAAGCCGTTGCTCAAATTACTGAAAACCGCGACGAGCCGCGGGTCGACGCTCGATCTGATCGGCGGCGTGTTCAACGCCTTTCCGGCCTCGATCCCGCTGGGTGCGGCGGCGATTGGCGGCGCGTTCTTTCTGTTCGGCGGTCCCATCGGCGCTGTCGTCGGCGCACTCCTTGGCGCGGTCGCGGGCCCGGGCGTGCAGATCACACAAAAGATGCTGACGGCACTTGAGAAGAATGATTACGGCATTTGCCGAGGCCTGCGCACGCCAGGGTCGGACAAACCGGCGCTGACGGAATGGATTCACGAGAGCCTGCAATACATTGCGTTCGGCCAAGAGAAACACGCGCCGCTGACGTTCGGCGATCTTGAGAACGCCGCAGGCGAAGGCAAGCGCGGCGTAAAGTTGCGAATGGTGACGACCAATCTCTCGCTGCGGCGACCTCACTTTTTGCCCTATTTCGGCAGCGTCAAGATCGGTTTCAAACTGGACGAGTGGAAGAATTACTTTCCCGCCGACGTGATCGCCGCGCTCGCTGAAACAACGCCTGGGCCTCTGCATACATCAGCGCCCGACGTGCTCGACATGGTAGGACCGAAGAATCTGCCGGTGGTGGTCGCCACGCGGATGAGTCTCAGCTTTC from Vitreimonas flagellata includes:
- a CDS encoding endonuclease, whose protein sequence is MHRALFSLMCVTLAACASAPATSSTSPSQAVTMSAPAGDRMMTTRPRLTWARLDGMDWPAPQQEFTQYNTRVRETLWLEVYSGGGVELYCRARFTGAEAAVQMTNDVEMQLEHVYPADSIADHFGYTNRSCRTPTPGVAAADTDAGLCKAAAADLYNLFPAYAPMNQSRSNLAYAELDGEGTTNPNYSDICDDFERGRIDEETYVEPADSARGDIARAILYMHYVYGLPFEYVIADQELLLRWANDDPPDQQELRREQRIRRHQTESWNPLVAPRDVAS
- a CDS encoding patatin-like phospholipase family protein yields the protein MTYSAEAILAAKETCDLVMKGGVTSGVVYPRAIVKLAHRYRFQSIGGASAGAIAAAFTAAAEYARVARGDAGGFLRLAERAEALPALLEDLFQPTPALKPLLKLLKTATSRGSTLDLIGGVFNAFPASIPLGAAAIGGAFFLFGGPIGAVVGALLGAVAGPGVQITQKMLTALEKNDYGICRGLRTPGSDKPALTEWIHESLQYIAFGQEKHAPLTFGDLENAAGEGKRGVKLRMVTTNLSLRRPHFLPYFGSVKIGFKLDEWKNYFPADVIAALAETTPGPLHTSAPDVLDMVGPKNLPVVVATRMSLSFPVLLCTLPVYAIDYAEKEKSAALGLAAKPLRVRRCLLSDGGVCSNFPIHFFDQSLPQRPTFAISLDPLPDDMKDAPRRAYMPATADEGNALPVWEFKGLGGFAMALLNSAKDWQDTLQSSLPGYRDRIVRVALLESEGGLNLAMAPATVAKLLKYGEEAADAIDSTFVLREHQWRRMMASYQALSDFADGADKAWEHLRPLMISYETEAKSYQRLKPYFVDVVRGYDAVAAANKLFPTKPPRSLSPRPLVRLRIQID